From the Babylonia areolata isolate BAREFJ2019XMU chromosome 15, ASM4173473v1, whole genome shotgun sequence genome, one window contains:
- the LOC143290428 gene encoding uncharacterized protein LOC143290428, whose product MSFLKFWGKKPKSKDDLDSKKEEMDAEAEKRKLRHSLSISRSGRFKQKKRDRGGILDRPELYGNEQGEGDFKLDQANSSETSSCTSTSSAASGAARSTPTPSRRSPKPAYKTAHQHHGTGRQSHPMAT is encoded by the exons ATGTCTTTCTTGAAGTTCTGGGGAAAGAAACCCAAGTCTAAAGACGACCTCGACAGCAAGAAGGAGGAGATGGACGCAGAAGCGGAGAAGCGGAAGCTCCGACACTCGCTGTCCATATCCAGATCCGGGCGCTTCAAGCAGAAGAAGCGAGACCGAGGCGGGATCCTGGACAGACCGGAACTGTACGGCAACGAgcagggtgaaggg GATTTCAAACTGGACCAGGCCAACTCGAGCGAGACGAGCTCCTGCACCTCTACGTCCTCCGCAGCCTCCGGTGCCGCCagaagcacccccaccccctccagaagATCCCCCAAACCCGCCTACAAGACCGCCCACCAGCACCACGGCACAGGCAGGCAAAGCCACCCCATGGCCACGTGA